A single window of Coleofasciculus chthonoplastes PCC 7420 DNA harbors:
- a CDS encoding IS1634 family transposase encodes KRNREELLQATEQKLDKIVSATSRQRCPLRGEAEIGLKVGEVINKYSVAKHFNIQITPDSFSYQRNRESIEEEATLDGLYVVRSSVPEETLNAEDTVKAYKSLSKVEQAFRSYKTIDLKVRPIYHRNSDRVKAHVFLCMLAYYVEWHMRRCLAPILFDEDDWENALRLREGIVTHSVRSDSASSKAQKKRTADNLPVHSFQTLLADLGTIVNNRIQSNIPGVNFDFDKVTEPTPVQRKALDLLGVSLICTQ; translated from the coding sequence ATCGCGGCAAAGATGTCCCCTAAGGGGTGAAGCTGAAATTGGACTGAAAGTCGGTGAAGTCATCAACAAGTATAGTGTGGCTAAACACTTCAATATCCAGATAACTCCTGATAGCTTCTCTTACCAAAGAAACCGAGAAAGTATCGAGGAAGAAGCGACATTGGATGGTTTATATGTGGTGAGAAGTTCCGTACCCGAAGAAACACTGAATGCCGAAGATACTGTAAAAGCCTATAAGAGTTTATCGAAAGTAGAGCAAGCCTTCCGCAGCTATAAAACCATTGACTTAAAAGTGCGTCCCATCTATCATCGTAACAGCGATAGAGTGAAAGCTCATGTATTCTTATGTATGTTGGCGTACTATGTAGAATGGCATATGCGTCGATGTTTAGCCCCGATTCTTTTCGATGAAGATGATTGGGAAAATGCTCTTAGATTACGTGAAGGAATAGTCACCCACTCAGTTCGGAGCGATTCGGCTTCTTCTAAAGCCCAAAAGAAGCGGACAGCTGATAACTTACCCGTGCATAGCTTTCAAACCCTGTTGGCTGATTTAGGCACGATTGTTAACAATCGAATTCAGTCTAATATTCCAGGTGTAAATTTCGACTTTGACAAGGTAACCGAACCGACTCCGGTACAAAGAAAGGCTTTAGATTTGTTGGGCGTCAGCCTGATTTGTACCCAGTGA